From one Candidatus Nitrosocosmicus arcticus genomic stretch:
- a CDS encoding winged helix-turn-helix transcriptional regulator — protein sequence MKEEKCDVVDIWGVLGKRWSLHILKNLSTNGTVRFNELKRLIPEISSTVLSQRLLELEREGLISKKIYSEIPVRVEYSLTLRTKELETILQQLSDWINKWKVYEKRKEIKSITTTTISKSVPTS from the coding sequence ATGAAAGAAGAAAAATGCGATGTAGTAGACATATGGGGGGTATTAGGAAAAAGATGGTCACTACACATTCTAAAGAATTTGAGTACCAATGGAACAGTCAGGTTCAATGAGCTCAAAAGATTGATACCAGAAATTAGTAGTACTGTTTTATCTCAAAGATTACTGGAGCTAGAAAGAGAAGGGCTAATATCAAAAAAAATTTATTCAGAAATTCCCGTTCGGGTAGAGTATAGTTTAACACTTAGAACGAAAGAATTAGAGACCATCTTACAACAACTAAGTGATTGGATAAATAAATGGAAAGTATATGAGAAAAGAAAAGAAATCAAGAGTATTACGACGACGACGATATCAAAATCTGTTCCTACATCATAA
- a CDS encoding pirin family protein, whose product MEKIQQQQDQNKVNNKNRSINKIVNSLKTTEGDGFIVNRSFPTNSISYIDPFLLLDEMGPMDFKPGEAKGAPDHPHRGFETVTYLLEGTFEHKDSSGNSGKLNAGDIQWMTAGSGVVHSEMPEVEFSEKGGRLHGFQLWVNLPQKDKMTNPYYQDIPSSKIPVVKLLENGGHVKVIAGNAFDVESVISTKIPIQYLHFTLHPGSEIKHHLQSNYNAFVYVISGEGTFGDDEKFAKRGNVIIFNNDGQNIKIKSSQDANKPLQFLFIAGVPLNEPIARYGPFVMNTKQEINQAIEDYRNGKLGVITH is encoded by the coding sequence GTGGAAAAAATACAACAGCAACAAGATCAAAATAAAGTTAATAATAAAAATCGTTCTATAAATAAAATAGTAAACAGTCTAAAGACTACTGAAGGTGATGGGTTTATAGTTAATAGATCATTTCCAACCAATTCTATCTCTTATATAGATCCCTTTCTACTTCTCGATGAAATGGGTCCTATGGATTTCAAACCTGGGGAGGCCAAGGGCGCACCAGATCACCCACATAGAGGATTTGAAACAGTAACATATTTGTTAGAAGGTACTTTTGAACATAAGGATTCATCAGGGAATTCAGGAAAGCTCAATGCTGGAGATATTCAATGGATGACTGCCGGATCAGGAGTAGTCCATTCAGAGATGCCCGAAGTGGAGTTCAGTGAGAAAGGGGGAAGATTGCACGGGTTTCAATTGTGGGTAAATTTGCCTCAGAAGGATAAAATGACTAATCCATATTATCAAGACATTCCCTCTTCAAAAATTCCAGTTGTCAAATTATTAGAGAACGGTGGACATGTAAAGGTAATTGCGGGAAACGCTTTTGACGTCGAATCAGTCATTAGTACAAAAATTCCCATTCAGTATTTGCACTTTACCTTACACCCAGGGTCTGAAATTAAACATCATCTTCAAAGCAACTATAATGCGTTTGTATATGTCATATCAGGTGAAGGTACTTTTGGAGATGATGAAAAATTTGCAAAAAGAGGAAACGTAATTATTTTTAATAATGACGGCCAGAACATAAAGATAAAGTCATCCCAAGATGCCAATAAACCATTACAATTTCTATTCATTGCAGGTGTTCCACTAAACGAACCAATAGCAAGATATGGTCCTTTTGTGATGAATACAAAACAGGAAATAAATCAGGCAATCGAAGACTATAGGAATGGTAAATTGG